agtggtgcttttgagctgtcctgtacccacactccccacacatgtagggtttctcaccactgtgtttcaTTAGATGTATGTCCAAGGTggatttatgtgcagcagaatagtcgcactggtcacacttgtacggtttatctcctgtgtggattcgcatatgtttggataagttagacttttgagtcgctctgtacccacactccccacacaagtagggtttctcaccggtgtgtatTGCTACATGTTGCTCCAAATGCGATTTTCGTGATgcagaatagttacactggtcacatttatagtttttttctcctgtgtgggttctcatatgttgggataaatcAAACTTcctagccgtcctgtacccacactccccacacatgtagggtttctcaccagtgtgttttgctacatgtttATTCAAATCCCCTTTTtgagcagcagaatagtcacacttgtcacacttgtagggtctttctcctgtgtgggttctcatgtgtgcagataggtgagacttccgagttgtcctgtacccacactccccacacatgtagggtttctcatcagtacGTCTAACCACATGCCTTCCCATattgcctctgctctcctgtacctgtgaggttgatgtgttgtcaggttggggaaagttcacatcacacgtttcctgctgcaggcccatgtctgttgtctgggtctccctgctgtcactctccttcccaggttgTCCAGAATGCTctatctccttcccaggatgttctCCGACACTAAAAAATCCACAACTGGACTCTTCCATTTCTGCTCTTACACCGCCGCACGTTTTGTCATTTGGAACGGTCGtttcctcgtcctgctgccgtcccgtttgctcccaactgttgtaagtctcgCTCCAAGCATAACCGgtcagtttgttttcattgtagTTGTAGGTTTCCTggcacagcacgttctcttgtccatcctgttgccatccagtgtctcctgtcggctcctctttgatgtgcgcCTCGTTCGCAGTTAGTTCCACATGAAGCTTTTTAACGGAAGGCACAAATGCGAACTCCTCCATGTCTAAAATGATTATAAGAGAACAATGATGAGAAAAAACAGAAAAGGCGCAAATTTTACATAAGAATTTCTTCTGTAAAAGTAGTTTACCCGTTTTAGCgtctcattttttttcagtattaCACAAGACTTGGATATGTATCAATTAGGGTATACATATAGAACAACATAGTATTTCTTTAGTCAACTCAGGCACGAATTGACTCATTGTACAAACAGAATGcatacaacacaacaatacagacacatagacacatAACAATCTATGGCATCTATATACAAATGCGCTTCCAGAGGTTTTGACGTTATGTTTGTGGTAGAATGAACATGACTTACAGTAAGCACAGACTGCCCAATTGTGTAATATACTAGTAAAGGTGGACACGTAAATATATGATATAGCACTGTTTACGCCATCTGGTTGAACTTCAAGCACAGCCAAACGGCTCTGATTCTGATTTGGAATAGCGGGTTAAGTTGCTGAATTGGTGGTCTGGTTTCGGAGAGGGGCGTAAATCCcctaaagataaacttgaaagggtatagaaccaagctgcccgattctgcacaaacaactataacacggattctagtgttaccaaaatgaaaacagatttgcagtggaggtcacttgaagacagaaggaaaatgtccagactttccatgatgtacaaaatgaccaataaactggtggacgtaccaacggataagtatctaataccagctcaaaaaagaacaagaaacagtcatgccttcaaataccagagttaccaacctaggattgatgtgttcaaaaattcgtactttcccagaactatcgtagagtggaacttgttatcaccaagtacagtaggggcatcttctctcggtagttttaaagaacgcttgcagatagatgtgcaaaagttaggggtaacaagtcgttcggtgtaatataaccagctactgccgcgctgcgtgcctgcaaagctggtgtgttacgccgaacggcggttataccggctatatagatacagatacagaaatctTGGTAGCTATTATATTGTTTCCGCCTGtctctactcctttcttacatttgGATATGTGATACCATACAGAGCTTTCTTTTTCACAGTGTAAGTGAGCTCAATGAAACGTCTTGTTTTATGATGCACGAATATAACCGTTTTCATTTCGTCTATCATTTATGTTGTTATCAGATACAACAATTTTTCTGATTTGCACCTCAAATTTTGACATCTCGATCATTCGtttcaatgcccccctccccatcgacTACAAATCACAAACACGCCTCTAATTCCAATTCGCCGCCGAACAAGCGCCAACCAGGCAGCATTAACGACAATCAAATGTCTTACCTGAACGTCTATGGAAGTAAGCGGTCTCCACGACTCCTACAAATCGGTAAAAATCGCGTCAGTTTGGAGGACTTGAAAAACGCTAGACGAGacgaaaaacaaaatggcggacgtcagcTCACTACCGGGgtaaaggtgagaggtcacaaacctgatactCAATGGGTCAAACCACAGATCGCCGCATAGCGCTTTACTCTCCTGGTTTTGAACCAAGCAAAAATAACGCTATAAATGAAATAGTCAATTATAATTCAAGTATTTTATGAAAGAAGACTCCAGGAAGTCTAGTGTATGTATTCTAACAGTAATGAAGATTGcttcataaacaaaacaaacgttCTACTTCAATTTCTACGTCTCAGATTCTGTCAGGTTTTGAATGTTAGGCCAGGCCAAGCCAGGTGGAATCCGACATACACAGGACTTCGTCTACGTTTCACGTTTATATCTCAAAACACTAGTGCTACCACACGGATGCTATTGGACTACGATTGAAATCAACACCTAATTAGCTTGGTTTACACTTCTTCCGGAAAATTATGTTATTTTCTTCTGGCAAAATTACACAATGGTAGGaaatgtctatatatatatcaagctGGCGCAAGCGAATCAAAATCATCAGACGATATAAACCAACACCAATGCAAATTACTGCCTTTGCTGACACTTTTTATTTTGAATGAGCTTTACCAAAATTATGCTCTATATACCATCTATATTGCTATGAGGTTAAAGAATGCGAATACATGACTACAAAACAAATGTGCATGTATACAAATCTGTGCATATTATGCCATATAGATGGAAATATAAGATCGTTCTATCAAATAAAGTAGAAAAATGCAAGTACGTATACCAATGTTATAAATGTTCCAGTATTCAAATTAATACCGACATGTGTATattggatgaaaaaaaagatcGTATCGCAACTATCTCAAGTCTAAAACCTACATCTATATTATCTTTACAGCCCGATTTCAAACAAGCTTTCTTACATAAATGTTATCAACAAATAAGCGGTCAACACATAAGAAAGGAGCACATCTATCATGGCTACTATCTTAGGTACAAAACCTACATCTATGCAGTTTTAGGTGTGACTATATCTATTGTACCTACATCTATAGAGTTTTAggtatatctatatctatgtatGTGGCAGTACTttatgtttgggactgcattgttagcagcgacacctacctgcAGTTCAAAGTGAACCTCTACAGCTGTCGCCTGTATGAGCTCTTACAGTTTAAAAAGATAAAGCTGACTACCACCCCACCCCCATGACCTGAAGGTCAAGAGACTATGTAGGTAGGTGAAGCtgtttgctgtacatttgtcacatttgtggatttgtttgtttttttggtatATAAAAAGTAGATAAAGATGAGATTTCGTAGCTAGCTGCAAAGTAGTTACACTGATAACACTTATAATATGTTTTTacctcctgtgtgggttcttaAATTCTTGACTTTTTAGACATTTCAGTTGCCTTGTTCCAGTACACTTTTCACATCTAGGTCATTTTACTGGTGTGCGTACTTACATGTCGGTTTAAAGAGGATTTATctgaagcagaatagtcacattggtcacatttgtagggtttttcccctgtgtgggttctcatatggaTTGATAAGGTAGACCTAtgagctgtcctgaacccacactccccacacatgtagggtttctcgccggtatGTCTTGTCTGATGGTCGATGAGATGGTGTttttctgcagcagaatagtcacactggtcacacttgtagggtttttcccctgtatgggttctcatatgtctggataggtGAGACCTATAAGCTGTCCCgtaaccacactccccacacatgtaaggtttctcgctAGTATGTTTTACTTGATGTTGTTTCAACTTGGATTTAtctgtagcagaatagtcacactgctcacacttgtaaggtttttctcctgtgtggctTCTCATGTGTTTTGATAGGTCGGACTTTTTCgctgacctgtacccacactccccacacatgtagggtttttcgccagTGTGTTTTACTTGATGTTGTTTCAACTTGGACTTATctactgcagaatagtcgcactggtcacacttgaagggtttctcaccggaatGGGTTTTCTGATGGTCGATCAAATTATGTTTTACTGCTGCCgcatagtcgcactggtcacatttgtaaggtttttcccctgtgtgggttctcatgtgttttgaTAGGTCGGACTTTTCAGCtgacctgtacccacattcaccacacatgtagggtttctcaccggtgtgtcttactagatgtttgtccaaatcacctttccgtgctgcagaatagtcacactggtcacatttgtagggtttttcacctgtatggattctcatatgtttggataagtggTGCTTTCTAGCcgacctgtacccacactcaccacacatgtagggtttctcaccactgtgtactTGTAGATGTTCATTCAAAGAAGacttccgtgcagcagaatagtcacactggtcacatttgtagggtttttcccctgtgtgggttctcatatgtcgggataagtcagacttcttAGCCGTCTGGTACCCACACTCCTCACATATGTACGGTTTATCACCGGAATGTCTTGTCTGATGGTAGATTAAATGATGTTTCTCTGTTGCGGAATAGCCACACTGATCACACAGGTAACGTCTTTCCcctgtgtggattctcatatgtcgggataattGGTGCTTAtgtgctgtcctgtacccacaatccccacacatgtagggtctctcaccggtacCAGTGTGTTTTCTTAGATGGATGTCCAAAGTGAGTttttctgcagcagaatagtcacaccggTCACACatctgctgcaggcccatgtctgttctctgggtctccctgctgtcactctccttcccaggaatTCCCGTGCAGTctatctccttcccaggatgcccaGCACACAGTTCTCCAGTAGAAAGCTCACAGCTGGACTCTtccatttctgcttttacaccGCACGTTTCGTTATTTGGAGCGTCCCtttcctcgtcctgctgccgccccgtgtctgttgtctgctcccaactgttgtaagtcCCGTCCCAAGGATGTCCGGTTGGTTGGGTTGCGTGGTAGTAGTCACGTGTTTCCTGGTCCTCACTGTACGTTTCCTggcacagcacgttctcttgtccatcctgctgccatccagtgtctcctgtctcctcctctttgatgtgcgtctcgttcacagtttgttccgcatgaagctctttaaCGGGAGACACACATGTGAACTCCGCCATGTCTAAAATGATGGTAAAACATATGGATAAAAACATTAATTCGTCGTATTTTCAAACCAGAAAGGGCTCAgatttaaaacaagaaattcttcTGTCAAAGTAGTGGACCCGTTTAAGCTCATCAGTTGTGTTTCCAGTAACAAGGTTGGGATATATTCTAGCTTATGATACACACATGGGATTCATCAACCTAGCTAGGTCATGATTCATGATTCGTCATTGGCAGTAACGGACTCATAGTATAGTAAAAACAtattaatactagtatatatacatacagaaagcaacatagacatagacaaaGGTAACGATCGATAGACACAGGTGCCTCCAGAGGTTTTCGACGAatattttgtagtagaatgaaACTGAGTTAGGGTCCGACTGTAGAATCGTGCTAAACTAGAGGAAGGACGACATACTGTTTACATCAAACGTAtgaaaaacaagtgctttaaaaaagctggcattttgccaaggtttgtgtgtgtaaacgtttttttctagttattggaatgtgctgaaactattgtttatattaaatggatgtcaaaaaggaaacaagaacaattgaaAATTACCCTCCCCCTGGACTCGAACCTGGGTCGCAcggaccgtagctctgcaaatcaggctgacgtcagaggtatgactcctgaacccggaagtcacttccCTGCATCCtagcgcacttttcagaaaacgatatctcagcaatcgtttaccccctgctttaacatttttacattgtcacggtctccatagtacatactacaaatctggtaagtttgaaggtccagttctttttttatattacaGGGCGATCAATGACAAATCGTGCTGGTTcggaaaatgccattttcgcactggaaatcctacGAATGAATATTAATTGATTCGCAAGCGACtctgggataggctatatgtaactgttatatacgATTTATTAGAAAAACATTTCGTTTTTGTGAATTGCTAATGCAACATTAAAATGTTagagcaataatttgattatatgctgcatcaatctaaggaatatcatacttcattcatttaatctaatcaaatatcaggGGCCATTACGGACCACAATGACTCATGACAGagcttttaaccctattcagaccgggcttttttggtcatccctggaccgggggaggggggtcttttgaggccctccacttctaagtcctataactctaaaacgacatgccgtaaggccaccaaatttttaggacataatttcgacataatatctaacaagtatgtgacgtttgacgttacgttgacgtaagatgacgtaattatgacgtcatcaatttgattacattggccaaacccatgaaaaaggggtattctcagaaaacttcaagttatgctgcaaaaatgtaacaacaagtgcagataacagaataataatgttcattacgacttgcgttgccaatagcaacatcaatgacgtcaatatgacgtcataaaatgacgtcatgcacatctaagatacgagttgggctccgccatattatatccaccaccttgaatttttaaaaatactttttttgcaacaaataatcacaaagggcaatggaaatagactaaattcattcatttagatggtttttgatgaaaaaataccaggtagttacaaattttaagggataattagcttgttattcttgatctggccattcggtccgccatcttggattttgggctgatgacgtcatcaaattagcataatttatgcatatatgattatgaaagatatactgaataatataagattttatttatgtaacgaaatcgcagtaatatagcaaatagatgtgaaaaatacatagttagaaccaaaaatagtgatttttggcaaaactgcctgtcaacaaacggttgtcatggcaacaagaaaaaatggaaaatttgtcaaacttcgtaaaattgttgccaacaatattttaggaaaactcaccgaatttggtggctctagcgtaagccgttctgtcgttataggacatcgaagttagcgcgggcctcaaaagccccccccccccccccccggtctgaatagggttaagaagtatacaaatgcatggcagattttgaacaggtccgttcattccaagattccaaCATCACAACAGCGACTACTCTGGTCACAATGCATTGGCACTGCAGGTTTTTGGAAAAGTCATAATTATGCCCAAATAATTCTTGTATGCAAGACGACACTTGAATATAAATTGAATTGAACTCCTAGCTGCGCAATTTGTGAACGTACAGCTTTTCTTCGCATTTTACAGGTGAGCACTCCTGAAAACTCCGTTGTTATTAATATGCCTGGTATTACGGTGTTTGCACGTGACTATATAATATAGAATTTCTACTAACCGATTAAGAGCGCACGAGCATAATCACCGTCAAATAATATATCATTTATACttatcaaaacaacattttcgtGATTTCGTGATGCAACATTTCTGACCGTGTATTGCAGGTAAAAATCGATATTTGGCAGCAGTTACATCACTCTTTActttcaatgccccccccccccccccaactacCGATCATAAACACACCTCTTTAATTCTAGTTTACCACTAAACAAGCACCAACTAGAGTCATCTAACGACACTCAAATGTCTTACCTGTAAGTCTATGGTGGTTAGCGTTCTGCAAGCCTTCTGGGATCACGAAAAAATCGTGTAAGTTTGGGGGAGATGAGCACCAAAGACGATGACATaaaaccaaaatggcggatgttAGCTCATGAACggggcaaaggtcagaggttacaaaCCTGATATCACTGGGTCAAATTAAAGTTATATTAAAGTCATATTTAAGTTCGCCGCATAACGCTCTACTCTCGTGGTTTTAAGGTTACCAAGGCTTGTTTTTCAATTTGTCCTTCattatatatagaaaaaaacTCACCAATACACTTGAGCATGATTAATTTGTGGGGTAATGGGTGGGGCATGTTGACAACATATGCTGTTCTTTCAGTTCCTTTCGGCACGGCAGCCATGTTTTCTCAGCAGTAGGACTTACAGCTGACCTGTGCGACCTCACCACAGGTCCAGGTATAAGCTATTTCGTACAGTACGCTACGCATGTGCGGGCAACATGGAATCTGGGCAATATGCCAAAAGTTAAAGAACCATGAATGtaaacattccgccattttgaatgcgCCATTTATACCGTCTGGATACTGTTACGGTGCACCCAAAGGGAACAATGTTTACTTCTGATGGgccgtgacctttgacataaCACCCAGGATTCCTAGCATCCGCACATgtgtaatgaactctgctaaaGACCTTATGCAAAGGCAAGCAATTCTATTGCGCCCAATTTTTCTCAAACGTTCGGAACTATTACCGCGCATGGAATCCCCGTCGCGGTAAATCGTGCGAGGTATGTTGCCAGGGCCTTGATAACTTTTTCTTGGGTTGTGATGCGAGGCTTTCACTTCTAGGCCCGGCCAAGCAGGCCAAGTCAACAAAAACGGCTGATATACCCAGagttttgaatgaaaaaaaccATAACAACGATTGGATATATATAACCAACCCCATATGTAATACTGCTAAACCAATGAATCAAAAGGCAATGTAAATCAACACAGAATCAATGgctttgttttatttacatCCCTTTACTTTGAATGATCAAACAGCATCAAGTTCTCAAACATGTATAAGATATTGCAACACAAAATGCAGAATAACCTCAGAATACAAGTGCACGgaatactaagtacatgtagacaataCAAAATATGCTAATTGTTagctatgtatatattatgctgcGAGATGTTGCAAactaaaaataaatacaaacacCTATACAAAAACGTTTAGATACTTCCGTGACATCTACGATTTCTACAATTCTTTAAGAAAAGGAACAGTCGATTCTAACACAAAAGGTAAATCTATGCGTAAGTACTAAAACTATCTTATGTTCAGAATCTACAACTATTAAAGTATCAGGTGCAATTTGACTTAAGCATTTGTTCAAACTAACGTCTTGAAACATTTCCTATAAATCTAACCAGGCTATCTGAACATGTCTGCCTCTAATGTAAATTTCCTTTCTACACAGTAGTTATCGGGCCCTGGTATAGACTgacaacagataatgttttGACCGCTGGATGCgatttgtttttctaaatgACCGTTCACGTTTTAAAAGGCAAAAACGTTGtatgctgtacatttgtcacacaCGTAGATGTAGGTTCTTTGGTATGTCTTGTCAAATGTTTCAGGAGATGAGATTTCCTAGCCACCGAGTAGTTTTAGATTGACGTCATAAGGTTCTtttcctgtgtgagttctcatgtgttgggctAAATTAGACCGTCAAGTTGCTGTTCTCACACATGAAGaatttctcaccggtgtgctttgttAGATGCCGGCCTGTCCAAAGTGGACTTCTCTGCGGCGGAAAAGTAACACTTTAGGGTTTTTTACCTGTATGCGTCCTCATATGTCGGGCTAAGTCAGACTTTTCGGCTGTCCTAtgaccacactccccacacatgtagggtttctcacctgtgtgtgtcaTTAGGTGTCggtccaaagtacatttctgtgcagcagaatagtcgcagaGGTCACACGTGaagggtttttcccctgaatgcgttctcatatgtttgtatAAGGTGGACTTTCGAGCTGTCTTGtgcccgcactccccacacatgaagggtttctcaccagtgtgtgttgctagatgtttgtccaaatcgtatttccgtgctgcagaatagtcacactgatcacacttgtaaggtctttctcctgtgtgggttctcatgtgtcgggataaggtagaccTACCAGCtgttctgaacccacactccccacacatgtagggtttctcaccggtatgttttcGTATGTGTTTGACCAAAGTAGActtatctgcagcagaatagtcacactggtcacacttgtagggtttttcccctgaatGCTTTCTCATATGTGCGGATAAGATAGATCTAGTATATgctctgtatccacactctacacacatgaagggtttgtcaccggtgtggtTTGCTACATGTTTCTTCAAATCATCTTTCCGCGCTGAAGAAAAGTGacagtggtcacacttgtagggtttttctcctgtgtgggttctcatgtgttgagATAACGTTGGTCTATAAggtgtcctgtacccacacacgTCACACACGTGGCGCCCTCCgtctgtgtgttttgctagatgtgcGTGCAAAGcagatttctgtgctgcagaatagtcgcactggtcacacttatacggtttttctcctgtatgggttctcatatgttgggataaataTGACTTaaaagctgtcctgtacccacactcccaacatatgtagggtttctcactgtgttttgctgctatgtGTTGGTCCAAGTTGcctttttgtgcagcagaatagtcgcactggtcacacttgtagggtttttctcctgtatgagttctcatatgcctTGCTAAGTCAAACATTTTTGTCGCcctatacccacactctccacacatgtagggtttctcaccggtgtgttttgttgctatatGATAGGCCAGACTGCCCTTCtgtgcagcagcatagtcacaatggtgacacttgtagggtttctctcctgtgtgggttctcatatgttgggatatgtGAGACCTATAAGCTGCCcggtacccgcactccccacacacgaaaggtttctcaccggtgtgttcaACCACATACATTCCAGTAATGCCTATggtctcctgtacctgtgaggttaatgtgttgtcaggttttgaaacgttcacatcacacgtttcctgctgcaggcccatgtctgttgtctgggtctccctgctgtcactctccttcccaggatttcCAAAAAgttccatctccttcccaggatgttctCCGATACTAACAAATCCACAGCTGGACTCTTCCATTTCCGCTTTTACACCGCACGTTTCGCCGTTTGGAACGTCCCtttcctcgtcctgctgccgtcccgtgtctgttgtctgctcccaactTTTGTAAGTCTCGTTCCAAGGATGCCCGGTTGGTTGCGTTGCACCGAAGTAGTCGAAGGTTTTTTGGTCCTCACTGTACATTTCCTGAAACAGCACGTTCTCTTGTGCATCCTGTTGCAATCCAGTGTCTTCTgtcggctcctctttgatgtgcgtctcgttcGAAGTTTGTTCTGCAGGAGGCACACACGTGGACTCCGCCATCTCTAAAACGATGAGAAGAAAATATTGGAAAGAAAAAGATTaatccaaaacttttttttacaaacagggGGTGGTGGAGGTTTAATTTTACACAAGAACTTCTTCTGTGTCCCTTTATATGTTTTTATCTTGTATTTGctaataacaaaacttgaaTACCTTCCAGGGAATATAACAAAATCGCTCGTCATTCTTCATTGCTTTTTTTAATCTGAGTAGCCTGGTATGATAGCCCAGGTAGACAGTCCAGGTAGACAGCCAAGGAACCCCAGCATTTTCCGTAAACCCAACAGAACACACTATTTATCTGCCGCTCCCGGGTCTATAGAGTATTAGGATCGAAGTTAGTGAGGACTGGTAGGAAGCCTTGTGTGACAGATATTCCAGTGCAATTGACCCCGTATACATCTCACACATAAATGCAACTTACAgtgcctgcccccctccccatcaaagCACACACACCCTAAATCCAATTTACTGCCGAATGAGCACCAACCTGGAAGCATTAACAACAACCACAggtcttacctgtaggtctaTGGTGGTTGGCGGTCTCCACAGCTTCTGGAACCCCCTAAAAACGCGTCAGTTTGGAGAAGGTGCGAAGACAATaagaacagaaaacaaaatggcggacgtaaACGCACTAACCggtcaaaggtcagaggtcacaatcCTGATACTCGCGTGACAACGGGTCAAACCAGAGAGGGCCGCATTACCCTTTACTCTCGCGGTTTTGAGTCTAACAAAAATAACGCTCTACCTCGACTTCTAcctataatttttttgttaattt
This is a stretch of genomic DNA from Branchiostoma floridae strain S238N-H82 unplaced genomic scaffold, Bfl_VNyyK Sc7u5tJ_1439, whole genome shotgun sequence. It encodes these proteins:
- the LOC118407603 gene encoding gastrula zinc finger protein XlCGF57.1-like — translated: MAEFTCVSPVKELHAEQTVNETHIKEEETGDTGWQQDGQENVLCQETYSEDQETRDYYHATQPTGHPWDGTYNSWEQTTDTGRQQDEERDAPNNETCGVKAEMEESSCELSTGELCAGHPGKEIDCTGIPGKESDSRETQRTDMGLQQMCDRCDYSAAEKLTLDIHLRKHTGTGERPYMCGDCGYRTAHKHQLSRHMRIHTGERRYLCDQCGYSATEKHHLIYHQTRHSGDKPYICEECGYQTAKKSDLSRHMRTHTGEKPYKCDQCDYSAARKSSLNEHLQVHSGEKPYMCGECGYRSARKHHLSKHMRIHTGEKPYKCDQCDYSAARKGDLDKHLVRHTGEKPYMCGECGYRSAEKSDLSKHMRTHTGEKPYKCDQCDYAAAVKHNLIDHQKTHSGEKPFKCDQCDYSAVDKSKLKQHQVKHTGEKPYMCGECGYRSAKKSDLSKHMRSHTGEKPYKCEQCDYSATDKSKLKQHQVKHTSEKPYMCGECGYGTAYRSHLSRHMRTHTGEKPYKCDQCDYSAAEKHHLIDHQTRHTGEKPYMCGECGFRTAHRSTLSIHMRTHTGEKPYKCDQCDYSASDKSSLNRHVSTHTSKMT
- the LOC118407602 gene encoding zinc finger protein 2-like, whose product is MAESTCVPPAEQTSNETHIKEEPTEDTGLQQDAQENVLFQEMYSEDQKTFDYFGATQPTGHPWNETYKSWEQTTDTGRQQDEERDVPNGETCGVKAEMEESSCGFVSIGEHPGKEMELFGNPGKESDSRETQTTDMGLQQETCDVNVSKPDNTLTSQVQETIGITGMYVVEHTGEKPFVCGECGYRAAYRSHISQHMRTHTGEKPYKCHHCDYAAAQKGSLAYHIATKHTGEKPYMCGECGYRATKMFDLARHMRTHTGEKPYKCDQCDYSAAQKGNLDQHIAAKHSEKPYICWECGYRTAFKSYLSQHMRTHTGEKPYKCDQCDYSAAQKSALHAHLAKHTDGGRHVCDVCGYRTPYRPTLSQHMRTHTGEKPYKCDHCHFSSARKDDLKKHVANHTGDKPFMCVECGYRAYTRSILSAHMRKHSGEKPYKCDQCDYSAADKSTLVKHIRKHTGEKPYMCGECGFRTAGRSTLSRHMRTHTGERPYKCDQCDYSAARKYDLDKHLATHTGEKPFMCGECGHKTARKSTLYKHMRTHSGEKPFTCDLCDYSAAQKCTLDRHLMTHTGEKPYMCGECGHRTAEKSDLARHMRTHTGKKP